CATATCGTCAGGGCAATGGTCGAGTGATGATACGGGACTTCTTGCAGCTAAACCCTCGCACTTTTGATGCTACTCCTCATCCTTTGGATGCGGATGATTGGGTACACGATGTGAATCGCATGCTCAACACAGCTGGAGTGGCCCCCGAAGATAAGGTGAAGTATGCAACACACTTGCTGAAAGGAGGGTCTGCAGCTTGGTGGGATCAGTATCAGGAGATGAGAGATGGTGCTGATGTCAGTAGGGACCAGCTTGTGGAGGCTTTTCGGAGTCATCACATCTCAGATGGGATTATGGAGCGCATGAAAGAAAAGTTCTGTCAGCTTGTTCAGGGCAACAATGATGTGACCACCTATAGCTCACAGTTCACAGATCTGGCTCGCTATGCTGGTGATGAGGCGTCAACTGATGCAAAGAAGCAGAAGAGATTCCGCGGTGGCCTCAAACCTTCTCTCAGATATGCTTTGACTCATGTGCCGGCCAAGACTTTCGATGAGCTAGTGAACAATGCAGTCAAGGAAGAGACAGGAAGACTTGCGTTCGAGGAATCGCGCAAGCATTCTCGAGATGTTGGTGGCCCTTCTGCACCGACACCGAAGAGGAGGTTGTGGGTCCCTTTTTCCACAGCTCCAGGAGCTTACCACATGCCAGCAGGGTATGCTCCCCACCCACCAGCTTTCCGTCCGCCAGCTCCTAGTCCATCTTTCAGAGTCTCTCAGCCTCGGTATCACGTGCTATAAGTGTGGGCAAGCTGGACACATCTCCACCTTCTGCACTCAGAagctgccaccaccaccacctcgctcTACTTCGACACACGCGATGGTGCGTGCTCCTGCTCCGACTCGTGGCTTCTACTCCAACAACAGGCCGGGTCCCAAGGCCATCCGAGTGAACAATATCAACGTTGAGCAAGCTCAACACTCTGAGGACGTCGTTCTTGGTACTTTACTTGTGAACTCATCTTCTGCATCAGTTTTGTTTGATACTGGAGCTTCACTTTCATTTGTGTCACAAAAGTTCTTCCAGAAGCAGTTGTTGCCTATGGATTCTTTGCCTCAAAGTTTCAAAGTTGTTTCCCCTGGAGGACAGATGATCGCATCTAAGATAAGCCATGGTAACCAAATTTAAATTGGAAACCATTGGTTCCTTGCCTCTCTCATCGAGCTGAAATCTTCAGGCATTGATGTCATCCTTGGTATGGATTGGTTGAAAATCAACAAGGCTATCATTGATTGTGCTAATCACACAGTCACTCTTCCAAATCCAACCGGCCACATAGTCTATCCACCGACTCAGTCTCCATCTGTTCAGTTATACTCCTTGAATGGCAATCATCTACCGGAGCTTGAACTTGTGCCAGTTGTCTGT
This region of Lolium perenne isolate Kyuss_39 chromosome 2, Kyuss_2.0, whole genome shotgun sequence genomic DNA includes:
- the LOC139836063 gene encoding uncharacterized protein; this encodes MARPPPPPPPPPPEMGQAMLQMTQLLAQMQQHQHNVDQAYRQGNGRVMIRDFLQLNPRTFDATPHPLDADDWVHDVNRMLNTAGVAPEDKVKYATHLLKGGSAAWWDQYQEMRDGADVSRDQLVEAFRSHHISDGIMERMKEKFCQLVQGNNDVTTYSSQFTDLARYAGDEASTDAKKQKRFRGGLKPSLRYALTHVPAKTFDELVNNAVKEETGRLAFEESRKHSRDVGGPSAPTPKRRLWVPFSTAPGAYHMPAGYAPHPPAFRPPAPSPSFRVSQPRYHVL